In Leptospira stimsonii, one DNA window encodes the following:
- a CDS encoding RNA polymerase sigma factor: MSVSLDNVEYLYKSYYNKLKFFFLKSGITTETAEELCQETFIKVYNHREKFDPAKGSENTWVYAIARNELTDYFRKNSKEKNSVEFSSWETLISSYESSAYKQEEQRILLEKLTQSIHLLKEPEKSIVILHCIHGKSIAETSLQTGIAQRTISRRLVSALTLLKEELKSIGIDKSWLEGVRE, translated from the coding sequence ATGAGTGTAAGTTTAGACAACGTAGAATACCTTTATAAGAGTTATTATAATAAACTCAAGTTTTTCTTTCTTAAGTCTGGTATTACAACCGAGACGGCGGAAGAACTTTGCCAAGAAACTTTTATAAAGGTATATAATCATAGAGAAAAGTTTGATCCTGCTAAGGGTTCGGAAAATACATGGGTGTATGCGATCGCAAGAAACGAATTAACCGATTACTTTCGAAAAAATAGTAAGGAAAAAAATTCGGTGGAGTTTTCGTCGTGGGAAACATTAATTTCTTCGTACGAATCATCAGCGTACAAACAGGAAGAACAGCGAATTTTATTGGAGAAATTGACCCAATCGATCCACTTGCTGAAAGAACCGGAAAAATCGATTGTTATTCTTCACTGTATACACGGCAAATCGATCGCTGAAACCTCGCTTCAAACAGGAATTGCACAGCGAACGATAAGCAGGAGACTGGTTTCGGCTTTAACACTTCTCAAAGAAGAGTTAAAATCGATAGGAATTGATAAAAGTTGGTTAGAAGGAGTGCGGGAATGA
- a CDS encoding DMT family transporter: protein MQIQVLLVFIIALAFNALANILIKASSLGDEASRPEGIQGILQVIFNPIFIGGLASFGLALLGYRFVLGKGLKLSLAYPVFTSAGFIIVLIVSSFAFKERLTWTQWAGIVLILAGVWLCAANMFEAKS from the coding sequence ATGCAGATTCAAGTTCTTCTCGTCTTTATCATCGCTCTTGCGTTCAACGCGCTGGCAAATATTCTGATTAAAGCAAGTTCCTTGGGCGACGAGGCTTCGAGACCGGAAGGGATCCAGGGAATTCTGCAAGTCATCTTCAATCCGATCTTTATCGGAGGTTTAGCATCTTTCGGTTTGGCTCTTCTCGGTTATCGATTTGTTTTGGGAAAAGGTCTCAAACTGTCTCTGGCGTATCCCGTTTTTACGAGCGCCGGTTTTATCATCGTTTTAATCGTTTCTTCTTTTGCATTCAAAGAACGACTGACTTGGACTCAGTGGGCCGGTATCGTTCTCATTCTCGCGGGAGTTTGGCTCTGTGCGGCGAACATGTTCGAAGCAAAGTCTTGA
- a CDS encoding SGNH/GDSL hydrolase family protein, whose amino-acid sequence MNRTQLKIYILIFHFALLGCDGGSNKTTDASFYLSLVIDRPSLMLVGDSISAFWPTELLEPFVASKTAFPNRNTSEILRATENMQGHYRACTYNGGANDYLGILSPVSDSLIQNTVGRQKQAIEILKSKCDSIVVLGTWNVEAPWPIFAVRQLDDKMKREIQDEFVLDPSSEITSDMLVDGGHLTYRGYEKLSDLVKEAFRLKGVLIQ is encoded by the coding sequence ATGAATAGAACCCAGCTTAAGATTTATATTCTTATTTTTCATTTCGCGCTCCTTGGATGTGACGGTGGGAGCAACAAGACGACTGACGCGAGTTTTTATTTGAGTTTAGTGATCGATCGACCTTCCCTGATGCTCGTTGGAGACAGTATCTCCGCGTTCTGGCCTACGGAACTGTTGGAGCCGTTCGTTGCCTCGAAGACCGCGTTTCCAAATCGGAACACATCGGAAATTCTTCGGGCAACGGAGAACATGCAAGGTCATTATCGAGCGTGCACGTACAACGGCGGTGCAAATGACTATTTAGGAATTTTGAGTCCCGTTAGCGATTCTTTGATCCAAAATACGGTAGGCAGACAAAAACAGGCGATCGAAATTTTAAAGTCCAAGTGCGATTCTATCGTTGTCCTAGGAACTTGGAATGTCGAAGCCCCTTGGCCGATCTTCGCCGTTCGACAATTGGATGATAAGATGAAACGGGAAATTCAGGATGAATTCGTTCTCGACCCGAGTTCGGAAATTACTTCCGATATGCTCGTCGATGGAGGACACCTAACGTATCGAGGCTATGAGAAACTTTCGGATTTGGTGAAGGAAGCGTTTCGTTTGAAAGGAGTTCTGATCCAATGA
- the rsx gene encoding LIMLP_03685 family anti-sigma factor: MKEDSMQKLPHFLDPNISKEDLAELLKDPKMQREYFELIRIKTLLGSLDPKNFPISQRQTVIPWKRAGAFLLAVASFLIVFSLFLFYQKREESYKVIGNLKASHGNCEQSPSSDHWIGYQTKENSYCDLLLEGMGTFSIRIFPNTRMIVETSPDNLKVSILEGSILFSSVYKKEGITVEANSPHIRSILLGTSLFVSASLEKERIFLLEGSIQVGALGVTDDSKSTLIKSGTLAETTNWIETAKPEEIQIQVNPISAKEESILLTQFDSMRRIRENQGFTDYQAGDLKSIETVHESEKWSNRPYVQIKSTNGLMQEGYLIEIGDFYSIQTVDSGLIRLPKTSISEISTLRK; the protein is encoded by the coding sequence ATGAAAGAAGATTCAATGCAAAAATTACCCCACTTCCTAGATCCAAACATTTCAAAAGAAGATCTGGCGGAGTTATTAAAAGATCCCAAGATGCAAAGAGAATACTTTGAATTGATCCGTATCAAAACCTTATTGGGTTCCTTAGATCCGAAAAACTTCCCAATCTCCCAAAGACAAACCGTCATCCCTTGGAAAAGAGCAGGAGCGTTTCTATTGGCTGTTGCATCTTTTCTTATCGTTTTTTCTTTATTCCTATTTTATCAAAAGCGAGAGGAATCTTACAAAGTTATCGGTAACTTGAAAGCCTCTCACGGAAACTGCGAACAAAGTCCTTCTTCCGATCATTGGATTGGCTATCAAACAAAAGAAAATTCGTATTGCGACTTGCTTTTGGAAGGAATGGGAACGTTTTCGATTCGAATTTTTCCGAATACTCGAATGATTGTAGAAACGAGTCCGGATAATTTAAAGGTCAGTATCTTAGAAGGTTCGATTCTATTTTCTTCCGTTTATAAAAAAGAAGGAATTACTGTCGAAGCAAACAGTCCCCATATTCGATCGATTCTCTTAGGGACGTCTTTGTTCGTCTCCGCAAGCCTGGAGAAGGAAAGAATTTTCTTACTCGAAGGTTCGATTCAAGTTGGTGCGTTAGGCGTCACCGATGATTCAAAATCTACTTTGATAAAAAGTGGCACTCTTGCAGAGACAACGAACTGGATCGAAACCGCAAAACCAGAGGAAATTCAGATTCAAGTCAATCCAATTTCAGCCAAAGAAGAATCCATTCTGCTTACTCAATTCGATTCTATGAGAAGAATCCGAGAAAATCAAGGTTTTACGGATTATCAAGCTGGAGACCTCAAATCGATCGAAACCGTACATGAAAGCGAGAAATGGTCCAATCGCCCTTACGTTCAAATCAAGTCCACCAACGGGCTCATGCAGGAAGGCTATTTGATCGAGATCGGGGACTTCTATTCGATTCAAACG
- a CDS encoding alpha/beta fold hydrolase — MLRKTLPFRGLKLSYIDTDPNSKTKETILLCHANGYSALTYKFYIDALSKTHRVLALDFAGHGESQSTLQFKNWYFFRDQILALIELENLSDLIGVGHSLGGASLILASYKKPEKFKKIIANDPVVLDFFKVTYAWIFHNPLAKVAIKRRREFKDLDSVRKIYKRTPSFSRWDEGIYEDYLQSCFRIGPQGEALLRCVPELESKIFDSISFLSLFQYGRIKTETHLTIPDPHEVCSPKGARRIVQGNRNSTLEIWPGSTHFFPFEEKEKTLQRIAGLIKKS; from the coding sequence ATGCTTAGAAAAACACTCCCCTTTCGAGGACTCAAACTTTCCTATATCGATACCGATCCGAATTCTAAAACAAAAGAAACGATTCTTCTTTGTCACGCGAACGGATACAGCGCGCTCACATATAAATTTTACATCGATGCTCTTTCCAAAACACACCGAGTCCTCGCCCTCGATTTCGCCGGTCACGGAGAATCTCAATCCACATTACAATTTAAAAACTGGTATTTTTTTAGAGATCAAATATTGGCTCTTATCGAATTGGAAAACCTTTCCGATCTAATCGGAGTCGGTCATTCTCTGGGTGGTGCGAGTTTGATCTTGGCTTCTTACAAAAAACCGGAGAAATTTAAGAAAATCATCGCAAACGATCCGGTTGTATTAGATTTTTTTAAAGTAACCTACGCTTGGATCTTCCACAATCCTCTTGCGAAAGTGGCGATCAAAAGAAGAAGGGAATTCAAAGACCTCGATTCGGTTCGCAAAATCTACAAAAGAACTCCGTCCTTTTCGCGTTGGGACGAAGGAATCTACGAGGATTATCTTCAAAGTTGTTTTCGAATTGGTCCTCAAGGAGAAGCCCTACTTCGTTGTGTTCCGGAACTCGAATCGAAAATATTTGATTCAATTAGCTTTCTCAGTTTATTCCAGTATGGAAGAATCAAAACGGAAACTCATCTTACGATTCCGGATCCGCACGAAGTCTGTTCGCCGAAAGGCGCAAGAAGAATCGTTCAGGGAAATCGGAATTCCACTTTGGAAATCTGGCCAGGTAGCACTCATTTTTTTCCATTTGAAGAAAAAGAAAAAACCCTGCAACGAATTGCAGGGTTGATTAAGAAAAGTTAA
- a CDS encoding acyltransferase family protein produces MLKVLKHYFFGIFQSDPREISSLNGIRSLGFFLLIMGHLYIGYEMFIEDRNFLMKNLFYSSSQCMDIFFMLSGFLISGPLFREIEKKNTIQFKKFFVKRTLRIFPPYFAFLLFQTFIIAPLFIKIRPDYKDYIMDLQSKVIYDFLYISNYITGTMPHGWSLSLEEQFYLLFPVFLLLVFRKISQKYRIYVLFSLILTPILYRAIIFYTLIEPAAPEHTRKLYLTHIYYPLQGRLDCLFVGILFAYIYNRYPEKIQAFLNDSKKVLVASFLAWSSLLVYSLFVCEFDKHPISMVFRFTVNSTAWAVIALLSMRNGAWSNRIFSLRIFSPVAKLTYCTYLIHFFFQGILSPAFINPKGAKYSDLLINTIPIGIVLLFLGYIFHLLTERPFMILKEKFFGKVVEMQATIKTN; encoded by the coding sequence ATGCTAAAGGTATTAAAACATTATTTTTTCGGAATTTTTCAATCTGATCCAAGGGAAATTTCCTCTCTTAACGGAATCCGAAGTCTCGGTTTTTTCCTTTTGATCATGGGGCATCTTTATATCGGCTACGAAATGTTCATAGAAGATCGGAATTTTCTGATGAAAAACCTATTTTATTCTTCGAGTCAGTGTATGGATATTTTCTTTATGCTGAGCGGCTTCCTAATCTCAGGGCCTTTATTTAGGGAAATCGAGAAAAAGAATACGATTCAATTTAAAAAGTTTTTCGTTAAACGGACATTGCGTATTTTTCCGCCTTACTTCGCATTCCTTTTGTTCCAAACGTTTATCATCGCGCCGCTTTTTATCAAAATTCGACCGGATTATAAGGATTATATTATGGATCTCCAGTCCAAAGTAATTTATGATTTTTTATATATTTCTAATTATATCACGGGCACGATGCCACACGGTTGGTCTTTGTCCTTAGAGGAGCAATTTTATTTACTTTTCCCTGTATTTCTTCTTTTAGTATTTAGAAAGATTTCACAAAAATATAGAATCTACGTTTTATTCTCCTTAATCCTAACTCCAATCCTTTATCGAGCGATCATATTCTATACATTGATTGAACCCGCGGCACCGGAACATACTCGAAAACTTTACCTTACCCATATCTATTACCCGCTCCAAGGAAGGCTGGATTGTCTTTTTGTTGGAATTCTATTCGCGTATATCTATAACCGATATCCGGAAAAAATCCAAGCGTTCTTAAACGATTCTAAAAAAGTTCTCGTAGCGTCCTTCTTGGCGTGGTCCTCCTTACTTGTGTATTCTCTTTTCGTATGTGAATTTGACAAACACCCGATCTCGATGGTTTTTCGGTTTACTGTGAATTCAACCGCTTGGGCCGTCATTGCATTGTTGTCCATGAGAAACGGTGCATGGAGTAATCGAATCTTCTCCTTAAGAATATTTTCGCCGGTAGCAAAACTAACGTACTGCACGTATTTGATCCATTTTTTCTTTCAGGGAATTTTGTCCCCTGCCTTTATCAATCCCAAAGGAGCCAAATACAGCGATTTGCTGATCAACACGATTCCGATCGGAATTGTCCTTTTATTTCTCGGATATATATTTCATCTCCTCACGGAAAGGCCATTCATGATACTAAAGGAAAAGTTCTTTGGAAAAGTGGTTGAGATGCAGGCAACGATCAAAACCAACTAA
- a CDS encoding CaiB/BaiF CoA transferase family protein, whose protein sequence is MNKGPLSGVKVIDLSLLLPGPLCSMYLGDMGADVIKIENPRAMDATRVMFKKANGAPSLFLMLNRNKKAITLNLKKEKSKEILFKLLENADILLEGFRPDGLSKMGLGYEDLKERFPRLIYCGIYGYGTEGKYRDFAGHDVNYLSLSGVLSQTGKTPQIPGYQLADIGGGTMTALSSILAALYAREKTGKGQKIAISMMDSSLPFLSLYGGIFAATGKNPEGGNELLSGKLPNYNVYETKEGRWVALGALEDMFFKTFLRQSGLDQHLEEFPAEEKNFSKWKEILTAFFKSKTLADLDPLFENQDSCLTPVKTMEEVSKDPVLKERGMILDKKHPQFGEYFQFGAPFPFSATPVTYRLDPPSHGEHNSEIYNSLGYSQDEIETMKKEKVI, encoded by the coding sequence ATGAACAAAGGTCCACTTTCCGGAGTTAAGGTAATCGACTTGAGTCTTCTGCTTCCAGGTCCTCTTTGCTCCATGTATTTGGGAGACATGGGCGCGGACGTAATCAAAATCGAAAACCCCAGAGCGATGGATGCCACTCGTGTGATGTTTAAAAAAGCCAACGGCGCCCCTTCTTTGTTCTTGATGCTCAATCGAAATAAAAAAGCAATCACTCTCAACTTAAAAAAGGAAAAGTCCAAGGAAATCTTATTCAAACTATTAGAAAATGCTGATATACTTTTGGAAGGATTTCGTCCGGACGGTCTTTCCAAAATGGGTTTGGGTTACGAGGATCTAAAGGAACGTTTCCCGAGATTGATTTATTGCGGAATCTACGGTTACGGAACGGAAGGGAAATACAGGGACTTTGCCGGGCACGACGTGAATTATCTTTCTCTTTCGGGGGTTTTATCACAAACGGGGAAAACCCCTCAGATTCCTGGATATCAACTCGCCGATATCGGAGGTGGTACGATGACGGCTCTTTCTTCCATTTTGGCGGCGCTTTATGCACGAGAGAAGACGGGGAAGGGGCAAAAGATTGCGATTTCCATGATGGATTCTTCGCTTCCTTTTCTTTCTCTCTACGGTGGAATTTTCGCCGCGACCGGAAAAAATCCAGAAGGCGGCAACGAGCTTCTTTCCGGTAAATTACCGAATTATAATGTTTATGAGACCAAGGAAGGAAGGTGGGTCGCACTCGGAGCGCTGGAAGATATGTTTTTTAAAACATTCTTACGTCAATCCGGTTTGGATCAACACCTGGAAGAATTTCCTGCGGAAGAAAAAAACTTTTCCAAGTGGAAGGAAATTCTTACCGCCTTCTTTAAATCCAAAACGTTAGCCGATCTTGATCCTCTTTTTGAAAATCAAGACTCTTGTTTGACTCCGGTGAAAACGATGGAAGAGGTGAGTAAGGATCCGGTGTTAAAAGAACGAGGAATGATCCTGGATAAAAAACATCCGCAGTTCGGAGAATACTTCCAATTCGGAGCGCCGTTCCCATTCTCTGCAACTCCGGTGACGTATCGTTTGGATCCTCCTTCTCATGGGGAACATAATTCCGAAATTTATAATTCTCTCGGTTATTCTCAAGACGAAATCGAGACCATGAAAAAGGAAAAAGTAATCTGA